In one Butyrivibrio proteoclasticus B316 genomic region, the following are encoded:
- the ilvN gene encoding acetolactate synthase small subunit: MQKKVFQLLVDNTSGVLSRISGLFSRRGYNIESITAGVTADPRFTRITIVASGDDVILDQIEKQVSKLVDVRDIHELIPEESVYRELAMVKVRAAADDRQSILATANIFRGNIVDVSPDSLIIEITGNQSKIDAFLRLLEGREILELARTGIAGLGRGTDNIIYLDE; this comes from the coding sequence ATGCAGAAAAAAGTATTTCAGCTTCTGGTTGATAATACTTCAGGTGTTCTTTCCAGAATCTCTGGTCTGTTTTCCAGAAGAGGATATAACATTGAGAGTATTACAGCGGGGGTAACGGCTGATCCGAGATTTACTAGAATTACTATTGTTGCTTCAGGTGATGATGTGATCCTGGATCAGATTGAGAAACAGGTATCCAAGCTTGTCGATGTCAGAGACATTCATGAGCTTATTCCTGAGGAGAGTGTTTACAGAGAACTTGCCATGGTCAAGGTAAGAGCTGCTGCAGATGACAGGCAGAGTATTCTTGCTACAGCCAATATATTCAGGGGCAACATAGTTGATGTCAGCCCGGATTCACTTATTATTGAGATTACAGGTAACCAGTCCAAGATTGATGCTTTTCTAAGACTTCTTGAGGGAAGAGAAATACTGGAGCTTGCAAGAACCGGTATAGCAGGCCTTGGAAGAGGAACTGACAATATTATCTATTTGGATGAATAA
- a CDS encoding YfhO family protein, whose protein sequence is MSETKVNYMTNEKKWYVPVIVFFSAFLMYVISALPIFIGRGLPFFYYGDYNVQQIPFYIAAHRAVENGDFFWNWNIDLGGTMAGDFAFYLWGSPFFWITMLFDESMIPYLMPFLMALKYACAATCAYLYIRRYVHKYSYAMVGGYLYAFSGFNACNIVFNHFTDSVAFFPLYLLTFENLMAVDDQEEARYRYSGSKFVAFALMTAFMATVNYYFFFGQVVFLLIYFVVRYARNNKLLSTFVMFNKALFGGVLGIMIAAFFLLQAYAGIKGNTRLDNYINGYNMLIYPSEKLLWDIVKSVSMLPDIIGKGTLFYTGTVKNASLAAYIPMFGMSGVIAYFLLNRKKKNWEKTMLIICFVTAFMPVLNAAFSMFNSAYYARWYYMPILIMCLMTAQVVERGKSPQLKKGAVAAVLMFLFFLGVYFLPSKNDDGEMVMFNMTENKTIFLRDVLGTAILCLMLLVIAFVIPKNFRKTSENGNERRFVTGIRDQIILWAVVVSCIISTFIPLKNGSGIISDRGKTMWQTQMLFNKVEVDQSDFCRGEVDSTSTNYDMVWGIPSIHCFLSTVPSEIFDFLYGSCGITRTVETNLPVERSGARAILSGKYYFENAEISKNRVFHNGEGTDGYFYLKNENGFDVFENLNFIPMGFTFDYYITESEWEDLEAKEHDLDLTRVLILPDDVADEYGDKLIMTEMTAEEISENPISYLEFTDECTKRAQTSCTEFTTDTYGFTARTAMLKDNTLVFFSVPFTEGFSCTVDGVDTPIIKADYGLMAIPVSGGSHEIRVTYTPEGFRSGLALSIAGILLLAGYILVLKNIKKND, encoded by the coding sequence ATGTCTGAGACAAAAGTTAATTATATGACCAATGAAAAGAAATGGTATGTACCGGTAATCGTATTTTTTAGTGCGTTTTTGATGTATGTGATATCGGCTCTGCCAATTTTTATAGGTAGGGGCCTTCCGTTTTTTTACTACGGAGACTATAACGTTCAGCAGATTCCATTCTATATTGCGGCTCATAGAGCTGTTGAAAATGGTGATTTCTTTTGGAACTGGAATATAGACCTTGGCGGTACAATGGCCGGGGATTTTGCTTTTTATCTGTGGGGAAGCCCTTTCTTTTGGATCACTATGCTGTTTGATGAGAGCATGATCCCTTATCTTATGCCATTTCTTATGGCGCTTAAGTATGCCTGCGCAGCAACCTGCGCTTATCTTTATATCAGAAGATATGTACATAAATACAGCTATGCAATGGTTGGCGGTTATTTGTATGCTTTTTCCGGCTTCAATGCCTGCAATATCGTATTTAACCACTTTACCGATTCTGTGGCATTTTTCCCATTATATCTTTTGACCTTTGAGAATTTAATGGCAGTTGATGATCAGGAGGAGGCAAGGTATAGATATTCCGGCTCTAAGTTTGTAGCCTTTGCCCTTATGACTGCGTTTATGGCAACAGTTAACTATTATTTCTTTTTTGGGCAGGTTGTCTTCCTTTTGATTTATTTTGTGGTCAGATATGCCAGAAATAACAAGCTTCTTAGTACATTTGTCATGTTTAATAAAGCTCTCTTTGGCGGCGTTTTGGGAATAATGATTGCTGCATTTTTCCTTTTACAGGCATATGCCGGAATCAAGGGGAACACAAGACTTGATAACTACATAAATGGCTATAACATGCTGATCTACCCAAGTGAGAAACTGCTATGGGATATTGTTAAGAGCGTTTCAATGCTTCCTGACATCATTGGTAAGGGGACACTTTTTTACACAGGAACCGTCAAGAATGCGTCACTTGCAGCTTACATTCCTATGTTTGGCATGTCCGGAGTAATAGCATATTTCCTTCTCAATAGGAAAAAGAAAAACTGGGAAAAGACAATGCTGATAATCTGTTTTGTTACAGCATTTATGCCTGTTCTTAATGCGGCCTTTTCTATGTTTAATTCAGCTTACTATGCCAGATGGTATTATATGCCTATTCTTATCATGTGCCTTATGACGGCGCAGGTTGTAGAAAGAGGGAAGTCTCCACAGCTAAAAAAGGGAGCAGTAGCTGCAGTGCTTATGTTTCTCTTTTTCCTTGGAGTGTATTTCCTGCCTTCCAAGAATGATGATGGCGAAATGGTCATGTTCAACATGACAGAGAATAAGACTATCTTTTTGCGAGATGTTCTTGGAACAGCTATTTTATGCCTGATGCTCCTTGTGATTGCTTTTGTGATCCCTAAGAATTTCAGAAAAACATCTGAAAACGGAAATGAACGAAGATTTGTAACCGGAATCAGAGATCAGATTATTCTGTGGGCAGTCGTTGTGAGCTGCATAATTTCTACATTTATTCCGCTTAAGAATGGCAGCGGAATAATCAGCGACAGGGGCAAGACAATGTGGCAGACGCAGATGCTCTTTAACAAGGTAGAGGTTGATCAGAGTGATTTCTGCAGAGGCGAGGTAGATAGCACATCGACGAATTATGATATGGTTTGGGGAATACCTTCAATTCACTGCTTCCTTAGTACGGTTCCTTCAGAAATCTTTGATTTTCTCTATGGAAGCTGTGGCATAACAAGGACTGTAGAAACAAATCTTCCGGTGGAAAGAAGCGGCGCAAGAGCCATTCTTTCAGGCAAGTATTATTTTGAAAATGCTGAGATCAGCAAGAACAGGGTATTCCACAATGGTGAGGGAACAGATGGCTATTTTTATTTAAAAAATGAGAATGGCTTTGATGTATTTGAAAATCTTAACTTTATTCCGATGGGATTTACTTTTGACTACTACATCACTGAATCTGAATGGGAAGATCTTGAGGCCAAGGAACATGACCTTGATCTGACAAGGGTTTTGATACTTCCGGATGATGTGGCTGATGAGTATGGTGACAAACTCATAATGACTGAGATGACAGCGGAGGAAATCTCAGAGAATCCTATATCTTATCTTGAATTTACAGATGAGTGTACAAAGAGAGCCCAGACTTCATGTACAGAATTTACAACTGATACATATGGCTTTACCGCCAGGACAGCAATGCTTAAAGACAACACACTTGTCTTTTTCTCAGTTCCTTTCACTGAGGGCTTTAGCTGCACAGTAGATGGAGTAGATACACCGATAATTAAGGCTGATTACGGACTAATGGCTATTCCTGTTTCCGGAGGCAGCCACGAGATCAGAGTTACATATACTCCTGAAGGCTTTAGATCCGGATTGGCTTTGAGCATTGCCGGAATACTTCTTTTAGCAGGTTATATTCTTGTGTTAAAAAACATCAAGAAAAACGATTAA
- a CDS encoding asparagine synthase-related protein gives MENLSIWNKAYGDKNDIWQWDNCGIGAYIERLNDNLPVNKIVLEDSGKYAVIDAVLYNRDEIFDKLGEEITDTVSDEELLFTYIQKYGYKALLEVNGDFSGAVFDADNKTITLFRDHMGIRPLYYSCNESFLVFSTDIRGIIAVPEVDCSISENWIYRTTRGMVISDMVSTEYQNISCVRPGSFLTFSFSKNEMTKTEHVYWSVGKKKIRLSSDEAYQKKLRELIEDSIKRRLDAVSGIVGAELSGGLDSGVISILINRFGRECKYYSWSQSPEELEYAKDDERLVINDICQQEHIECHYGELDMKEKAKIYGITKETGIKIDIEELPHIRYALPAFINSLKVTQTSEDLSRLGAKVVFTGHGGDEGVSHRPNPYEMFHYHEFYHYFRYMFSTTNGFNNRIGRTLKKCWKNLTVERDSLKNHYSSPIKADGVLKDSFESSYKTDCREMLFAYDPIEYVRNGGSRNRLDNIALLGAYSKMRYIVPYLDYRVIDYAVSIPRYQYLRGRKNRYIFREAFKDIMPDSLYRVRYKLENSHRNVKPDPDWFEEFKKEKNAVVDKLDRTRWAKYLDFDAIDSWKEKSEPTGENISKDNFFMVALLNLAAAQNVIDKVRAVK, from the coding sequence ATGGAAAATCTTTCTATATGGAATAAAGCCTATGGTGATAAAAACGATATTTGGCAATGGGATAATTGTGGTATTGGTGCTTATATAGAAAGACTAAATGATAATCTTCCTGTCAATAAAATAGTGTTAGAAGATAGTGGAAAATATGCTGTTATTGATGCTGTTTTGTATAACAGGGATGAAATCTTTGATAAGCTGGGCGAGGAAATCACGGATACAGTTTCTGATGAAGAACTGTTATTTACATATATACAGAAATACGGATACAAAGCTCTTTTGGAAGTAAATGGAGATTTTTCCGGAGCAGTATTTGATGCAGACAATAAAACGATAACTTTATTTAGAGACCACATGGGAATACGCCCATTATATTATTCCTGCAATGAATCTTTTTTAGTATTCTCAACAGATATAAGAGGAATAATTGCTGTTCCAGAGGTGGATTGCAGTATTAGTGAGAATTGGATTTACAGGACTACTAGAGGAATGGTTATTTCTGATATGGTTTCAACGGAATATCAGAATATTTCATGCGTCAGACCTGGAAGCTTTCTGACTTTTTCTTTCTCTAAAAATGAGATGACAAAAACTGAACATGTATATTGGAGTGTTGGAAAAAAGAAAATAAGGCTATCATCAGATGAAGCTTATCAGAAAAAGCTTAGGGAACTTATTGAGGATTCTATAAAGAGAAGACTTGATGCTGTATCTGGGATTGTTGGAGCTGAGCTGTCAGGAGGCCTGGATTCTGGAGTTATATCAATTCTTATTAATCGCTTTGGAAGAGAATGCAAGTACTATTCCTGGTCACAATCTCCTGAAGAGCTTGAATATGCCAAGGATGATGAGAGACTAGTAATAAATGACATTTGCCAGCAGGAACATATAGAATGCCATTATGGTGAACTCGATATGAAAGAAAAAGCGAAAATATATGGCATCACTAAGGAAACTGGAATAAAGATAGATATAGAAGAGCTTCCGCACATAAGATATGCATTGCCGGCATTTATTAATTCTTTAAAAGTGACTCAAACATCTGAAGATCTTAGTCGCCTTGGGGCAAAAGTTGTTTTCACAGGTCATGGCGGCGATGAAGGAGTGAGCCATAGACCTAATCCTTATGAGATGTTTCATTATCATGAGTTTTATCATTATTTTAGATATATGTTCTCTACAACAAATGGCTTTAATAATAGAATTGGCAGAACTTTAAAAAAGTGTTGGAAAAATCTTACTGTGGAAAGAGATTCTTTGAAAAACCATTATAGTTCACCTATAAAAGCGGATGGAGTTTTGAAAGATTCTTTTGAGAGTTCCTATAAAACCGATTGTCGAGAAATGCTATTTGCTTATGATCCTATCGAATATGTAAGAAATGGTGGAAGCAGGAATAGACTTGATAATATAGCTCTTCTTGGAGCATACAGTAAAATGAGGTATATCGTTCCATACCTTGATTACAGAGTGATTGACTATGCGGTTTCTATACCAAGGTATCAGTATCTTCGTGGACGCAAAAACAGATATATTTTCAGGGAAGCATTTAAAGATATCATGCCTGATTCTCTGTACAGGGTAAGATATAAGCTTGAGAATAGTCATCGTAATGTGAAGCCTGACCCAGACTGGTTTGAAGAGTTTAAAAAAGAAAAAAATGCTGTGGTTGATAAACTTGACCGAACAAGATGGGCAAAATATCTGGACTTTGATGCTATCGATTCCTGGAAAGAAAAAAGCGAACCGACAGGAGAGAATATATCCAAGGATAACTTTTTTATGGTTGCTCTTCTAAACCTTGCTGCAGCACAGAATGTAATAGACAAGGTCAGAGCAGTTAAATGA
- a CDS encoding LbetaH domain-containing protein, whose amino-acid sequence MEEFKISNMYDLNETIAADYMRTKEYPWELLAGIKDYIIELGNKLPADKFEKRGENVWVAKSAKVFDSAYIGGPCIIDEDAEIRQCAFIRGSAIVGKGAVVGNSTELKNVILFNKVQVPHYNYVGDSILGYKAHMGAGSITSNVKSDKKLIVVKNGPDDQVETGLKKMGAMLGDNVEVGCNSVLNPGTVIGRWCNVYPLSSVRGCIPDHHIFKDKDHIVKKVED is encoded by the coding sequence ATGGAAGAATTTAAGATTTCCAATATGTATGATTTGAATGAAACGATTGCTGCAGACTATATGAGAACCAAGGAGTACCCTTGGGAGCTTCTTGCAGGCATCAAAGACTATATTATAGAGCTTGGTAACAAACTCCCAGCTGATAAATTCGAGAAGAGGGGAGAAAATGTATGGGTTGCCAAGAGTGCTAAGGTATTTGATTCAGCTTACATTGGCGGACCTTGTATCATTGATGAGGACGCTGAGATCAGACAGTGCGCATTTATAAGAGGAAGCGCTATTGTAGGAAAAGGTGCAGTTGTAGGAAATTCTACAGAGCTTAAAAATGTAATCCTCTTTAATAAGGTTCAGGTTCCTCACTACAACTATGTGGGAGATTCTATCCTGGGCTACAAAGCTCACATGGGTGCAGGCTCAATAACATCTAACGTTAAGAGTGACAAGAAACTTATCGTTGTTAAGAATGGCCCTGATGATCAGGTAGAGACAGGCCTTAAGAAGATGGGAGCTATGCTGGGTGACAACGTAGAAGTTGGCTGTAACAGCGTTCTCAATCCCGGAACTGTAATTGGAAGATGGTGCAATGTATATCCTCTTTCTAGTGTTCGCGGATGCATCCCGGATCACCATATTTTCAAGGATAAGGACCACATTGTTAAAAAGGTTGAAGATTAA
- the ilvC gene encoding ketol-acid reductoisomerase codes for MSQDARIFYQEDCNLSLLEGKTIAIIGYGSQGHAHALNLKDSGCNVIIGLYEGSKSKAKAEAQGLKVYNTAEAAKMADIIMILINDEKQAKMYKEDIEPNLQPGNMLMFAHGFNVHFGLIKAPKDVDVAMIAPKAPGHTVRSEYQAGKGTPCLVAVEQDATGKALDLALAYGAGIGGARAGLLETTFRTETETDLFGEQAVLCGGVCALMQAGFDTLVEAGYDPRNAYFECVHEMKLIVDLIYQSGFAGMRYSISNTAEYGDYVTGPKLITDETKKTMKKILADIQDGTFAKEFLLDMSEAGGQVHFQAMRKLHAEHPSEKIGEEIRKLYSWNNESDKLINN; via the coding sequence ATGTCACAGGATGCACGTATTTTTTACCAGGAAGATTGTAACCTTTCACTTCTTGAGGGTAAGACAATTGCAATTATTGGCTATGGTTCACAGGGACATGCACATGCCCTTAACTTAAAGGATTCAGGATGTAATGTTATTATAGGACTTTATGAGGGCTCTAAGAGCAAGGCTAAGGCCGAGGCTCAGGGACTTAAGGTATATAACACAGCAGAGGCTGCCAAGATGGCAGATATCATCATGATCCTTATCAATGATGAGAAGCAGGCCAAGATGTACAAAGAGGATATCGAGCCAAACCTTCAGCCTGGTAATATGCTTATGTTTGCACACGGCTTTAATGTACACTTCGGACTCATCAAGGCTCCTAAGGATGTTGACGTAGCAATGATCGCTCCTAAGGCTCCCGGACATACAGTTCGTTCTGAGTACCAGGCTGGTAAGGGAACTCCTTGTCTTGTAGCTGTTGAACAGGATGCTACAGGTAAGGCTCTTGACCTTGCACTTGCTTATGGCGCAGGTATTGGTGGCGCAAGAGCGGGTCTTTTGGAGACAACATTCAGAACAGAGACAGAAACTGACCTCTTTGGTGAGCAGGCTGTTCTTTGTGGTGGTGTATGTGCTCTTATGCAGGCTGGTTTTGATACACTTGTTGAGGCTGGATATGATCCAAGAAATGCATACTTTGAGTGCGTTCATGAGATGAAGCTCATCGTAGACCTCATCTATCAGTCAGGCTTTGCCGGAATGAGATATTCTATTTCCAATACAGCTGAGTATGGCGATTATGTAACAGGTCCTAAGCTCATCACAGATGAGACCAAGAAGACTATGAAGAAGATTCTTGCTGATATTCAGGATGGAACATTTGCCAAGGAATTCCTTCTTGATATGTCAGAAGCCGGCGGACAGGTTCATTTCCAGGCTATGCGTAAGCTTCATGCTGAGCATCCATCAGAGAAGATTGGTGAGGAAATCAGAAAGCTCTATAGCTGGAACAATGAGTCAGACAAGCTCATCAACAACTAA